The following are encoded in a window of Lacinutrix sp. WUR7 genomic DNA:
- the prmC gene encoding peptide chain release factor N(5)-glutamine methyltransferase — MKLKEIQQTFHKELDVIYGIDEVNSFFYLLIEAFCDFSRIKLALVPGKTITKVEEGAIRDALQRLKEEEPIQYILGETEFYGLPFKVNANTLIPRPETEELVDLIINDVNSSAFEKTISILDIGTGSGCIAISLAKNLPKAKVYALDVSAKAIEKANENAALNNVEVEFIEGDILNEKSWGLKFSSLKFDIIVSNPPYVRNVEKQEMKPNVLQNEPHLALFVEDNNPLQFYEAITKFALDTLKPKGELYFEINEYLGKEMIALLEENGFEDIELKQDIFRKDRMLKGMKINDC, encoded by the coding sequence ATGAAGTTAAAAGAGATACAACAAACCTTTCATAAAGAACTAGATGTCATTTATGGTATAGACGAAGTAAATAGTTTTTTCTATTTGTTAATTGAAGCATTCTGTGATTTTTCTAGAATAAAACTAGCGTTAGTCCCAGGTAAAACCATTACTAAAGTAGAAGAAGGTGCTATTCGCGATGCGTTGCAAAGACTGAAAGAAGAAGAACCAATTCAGTATATTTTAGGAGAAACAGAGTTTTACGGATTGCCTTTTAAAGTGAATGCAAATACATTAATACCAAGACCAGAAACAGAAGAGCTTGTTGATCTTATTATAAACGATGTCAATTCGAGTGCATTTGAGAAAACTATTTCCATTCTAGATATTGGAACAGGAAGTGGTTGTATTGCTATTTCGTTAGCTAAAAACTTGCCGAAAGCGAAGGTTTATGCCTTAGATGTTTCCGCGAAAGCGATAGAAAAAGCAAATGAAAACGCCGCATTAAATAATGTGGAAGTGGAGTTTATAGAAGGGGATATTTTAAATGAAAAGTCTTGGGGTTTGAAATTTTCAAGTTTAAAATTTGACATCATTGTATCGAATCCGCCATACGTTAGAAACGTAGAGAAACAAGAAATGAAACCTAACGTTTTGCAAAACGAACCACATTTGGCCTTGTTTGTAGAAGACAATAATCCGCTGCAATTTTATGAAGCAATAACAAAATTTGCTTTGGATACCTTGAAGCCGAAAGGAGAATTGTATTTTGAAATAAACGAGTATCTTGGTAAAGAAATGATAGCTTTATTAGAAGAGAATGGTTTTGAAGATATAGAATTAAAGCAGGACATTTTTAGAAAAGATAGAATGTTAAAAGGAATGAAGATTAACGATTGCTGA
- a CDS encoding GNAT family N-acetyltransferase, which translates to MSSKFKKVRNSNIIIREIEQKDNAQIEAAIRWCFHEYEIPLVGTAYEDAETPRMFESYQNKNEVYYVVELDGKVFGGAGIQPLKDFETEVCEIQKMYFAPEVRGKGIGKPLFEKCMEAAKAFGYKQCYLETIPNLKAAIHIYETFGFKHLEAPLGNTGHNACGIWMLKNL; encoded by the coding sequence ATGAGTTCAAAATTTAAAAAAGTGAGGAATAGCAATATCATTATAAGAGAAATTGAACAAAAGGATAATGCACAAATAGAAGCAGCTATTAGGTGGTGTTTTCATGAATATGAAATCCCTTTGGTTGGTACTGCTTATGAAGATGCCGAAACACCAAGAATGTTTGAATCTTATCAAAATAAAAATGAGGTTTATTATGTGGTGGAGTTGGACGGAAAGGTTTTTGGAGGTGCAGGAATACAACCTTTAAAAGATTTTGAAACGGAAGTATGCGAGATTCAGAAAATGTATTTTGCTCCAGAAGTAAGAGGAAAAGGAATAGGGAAACCGCTTTTTGAAAAATGCATGGAAGCTGCGAAAGCGTTTGGATATAAACAATGTTATTTAGAAACGATTCCGAATCTAAAAGCGGCAATTCATATTTATGAAACTTTCGGATTTAAGCATTTAGAAGCTCCTTTAGGAAACACAGGACATAATGCTTGTGGTATTTGGATGCTGAAAAATCTATAA
- the ligA gene encoding NAD-dependent DNA ligase LigA yields the protein MNTKEYIQNLRNELREHNYNYYVLDNATISDYDFDIKLKELQALEEKHPEFYDANSPSLRVGGTVTKNFNTVVHTHRMYSLDNSYSLEDLQDWETRIKKMVDGEIQYTCELKYDGASISLTYENGSLLRAVTRGDGMQGDEVTANIKTIKSVPLQLKGDYPPVFDIRGEIVLPFEGFNKMNEERIDIGEEPYRNPRNTASGSLKLQDSAEVAKRPLECLLYNITGENLGIATQMESLEKARQMGFKVPDAAKLVNSIDEVLEFINYWDKERHNLPYETDGVVVKVNDLQQQEELGYTAKAPRWAMAYKFKAERVSTRLNSISYQVGRTGAITPVANLEPVELAGTTVKRASLHNSDQIEKLDIRVGDEVFVEKGGEIIPKIIAVDFTKRPENSQPTIYITHCPECNTLLERDEGEAKHFCPNYYGCTPQIVGRIQHYISRKAMDIEGLGGETVALLVQAGLITNYSDLYTLTKEQLMPLERMAEKSAENLIKGVEASKQIPFERVLFALGIRYVGETVAKKLAKHYKSIDAIANATQEELVNVDEIGIKIAESVVLFFASEENRNTIEKLRSFGVQLEVSAEKLANQTNKLENKIFVVSGVFEVVSRTELKKLIEDNGGKVSSSISAKTSYIVAGDKMGPSKKEKAEKLGVSLISEQEFLQMLD from the coding sequence ATGAATACAAAAGAATACATACAAAACTTACGTAACGAGCTTCGTGAGCACAACTATAATTATTACGTTTTAGATAATGCGACTATTAGTGATTACGATTTTGATATAAAATTAAAAGAACTTCAGGCGTTAGAAGAAAAGCATCCAGAATTTTACGATGCAAACTCACCAAGCCTACGCGTAGGAGGTACAGTAACTAAAAATTTTAATACCGTTGTACATACGCACAGAATGTATTCTTTAGATAATTCGTATTCCTTAGAAGATTTACAAGACTGGGAAACTAGAATTAAAAAGATGGTGGATGGAGAAATTCAATACACCTGCGAGTTAAAATACGATGGTGCATCCATAAGTTTAACCTATGAAAACGGAAGTTTGCTTCGCGCAGTAACTCGTGGCGATGGTATGCAAGGGGATGAAGTAACCGCAAATATTAAAACAATAAAGTCGGTACCATTACAATTAAAAGGAGATTACCCACCTGTATTTGATATACGCGGCGAAATTGTTTTGCCTTTTGAAGGGTTTAATAAAATGAACGAAGAGCGTATAGATATTGGGGAAGAACCTTATAGAAATCCGAGAAACACAGCATCTGGAAGTTTAAAACTTCAGGATAGTGCAGAAGTTGCAAAGCGACCATTAGAATGTTTGTTGTATAATATTACAGGAGAAAATTTAGGGATTGCAACACAAATGGAAAGTCTAGAAAAAGCGAGACAGATGGGATTTAAAGTTCCGGATGCAGCCAAACTAGTAAACTCTATTGATGAAGTTTTGGAGTTTATAAATTATTGGGACAAAGAAAGACATAATTTGCCTTACGAAACAGATGGAGTAGTAGTAAAGGTAAATGATTTACAGCAACAAGAAGAATTGGGTTATACGGCCAAAGCACCACGTTGGGCAATGGCGTATAAGTTTAAGGCAGAGCGCGTTTCTACGCGATTAAACAGCATTTCTTATCAGGTTGGAAGAACGGGAGCGATAACGCCAGTTGCCAATTTAGAACCTGTAGAACTAGCAGGAACCACAGTAAAAAGAGCTTCTTTACATAATAGTGATCAAATTGAAAAGTTAGATATTAGAGTTGGTGATGAGGTGTTTGTAGAAAAAGGAGGGGAGATTATACCTAAAATAATTGCCGTAGATTTTACCAAACGACCAGAAAATTCACAACCAACCATATACATAACGCACTGTCCGGAATGCAACACGCTTTTAGAAAGAGATGAAGGAGAAGCAAAACATTTTTGTCCGAATTATTATGGTTGTACCCCACAAATTGTTGGAAGAATTCAGCATTATATTTCTAGAAAAGCAATGGATATCGAAGGTCTTGGTGGTGAAACTGTAGCACTTTTAGTGCAAGCAGGATTGATTACCAATTATTCTGATTTGTATACGTTAACTAAAGAGCAGTTGATGCCTTTAGAAAGAATGGCCGAAAAAAGTGCTGAGAATTTAATAAAAGGCGTGGAAGCTTCAAAGCAAATCCCTTTTGAAAGGGTGCTTTTTGCTTTAGGAATTAGATATGTAGGTGAAACGGTTGCTAAAAAATTAGCAAAACATTATAAAAGTATAGATGCCATCGCTAATGCAACACAAGAAGAATTAGTAAATGTAGATGAAATAGGGATTAAAATAGCGGAAAGTGTTGTGCTGTTTTTTGCTTCGGAAGAAAACAGAAATACCATTGAAAAACTAAGAAGTTTTGGTGTGCAGTTAGAAGTTTCTGCTGAAAAATTAGCTAATCAAACCAACAAATTAGAAAATAAAATATTTGTCGTTTCGGGAGTTTTTG